GAATGATTGCGGGAGAAGTGCTCGATGGGCAAGCCTGGCAACGTCGCCCCAAGCAGCGGTGGTTGAAGATGATGCAACTGGGACTGATTGGTCTGGGGCTAGCGTTGGCATTGGGGCAGTTTGTCTTCTGGCAATTTCAACCCTTGATGTTTCCAGAAGCGTCCTCCCTGTTCACCCCCTGTACCCAAAATCCAGCCCAATCTCCCTACTGCACTTTCTCGGTGGTGCATCGATTGGCTCATCCCACTGCTACAACCCTCACTCTGAGTACAGATGGGCAAACTCTGGTGAGTGGTGGACAGGATAAAGCCATTCGCGTTTGGGATGTGGAGACAGGACAGCTTATAAAAACGCTTCAGAGCGATTCGGGGCAGGTGCGGGCAGTGGCGATCGCCCCCGATGGCAAAACCGTTGTTAGTGGCAGCACCGATCGCAGGGTACGTATCTGGAGTCTGACCACTGATCAGCGTCCATTGATGTTAGCAGGGCATACAGAGGGGGTTGAGTTTATTCGCATTAGCCCGGATGGCAAAACGATTACGAGTGCTAGCCAGAGTGAAATTAAACGCTGGAATCTGGCAACTGGAGAGTTAGAAGCGACCTTACCCACGTTGCCCAGTTCTGAACTTCAACTGGGACCAATCACGATTTCTAATGGACCCGATCGCTTCATTATTCGTGATATCAGTGCTGATGGCAGAACGGCAATTTTTGAGTTTTTCAGCGGTAAAGTGGTGCTGTGGGATTTGATCGCAGACCAACTACGCAGCGAATTAAATGAACGGTTTGATGCGTTTTCAGGCTATGTATTATCGGCTCACATTAGCCCCGATGGAACCTTAGCTGCCATTCAATACAGCAACTCCTCGGCTAAGTTTGAAACTCAGTTGAAAGTGTGGGATTTAACGGCAGGAGAAGTCAAAGCGCGTGGACAGGTAACCGCGTCTGATACAAC
The sequence above is drawn from the Oscillatoria sp. FACHB-1407 genome and encodes:
- a CDS encoding WD40 repeat domain-containing protein, which gives rise to MNLLPYHSFTIQTPDPPEVVRQRLATHIEAPKILRWQFSHHHAPYEGKIWETGFELRRIIHYRNSFLPTVRGRFEVTSQGTDVHITMGMHPVVTAFLAIWGFFWYSALIPLTLAGGMPGEVALLFLGLPTILFVGFWYAFWYEANRAQDDLIGMIAGEVLDGQAWQRRPKQRWLKMMQLGLIGLGLALALGQFVFWQFQPLMFPEASSLFTPCTQNPAQSPYCTFSVVHRLAHPTATTLTLSTDGQTLVSGGQDKAIRVWDVETGQLIKTLQSDSGQVRAVAIAPDGKTVVSGSTDRRVRIWSLTTDQRPLMLAGHTEGVEFIRISPDGKTITSASQSEIKRWNLATGELEATLPTLPSSELQLGPITISNGPDRFIIRDISADGRTAIFEFFSGKVVLWDLIADQLRSELNERFDAFSGYVLSAHISPDGTLAAIQYSNSSAKFETQLKVWDLTAGEVKARGQVTASDTTFIDVPMAVTGDRILGSTNTGLNVWNLQTAEPEASLDVEWMSALTVSADGTFIAGITGDASTQNAKIQVLHRG